One window from the genome of Streptococcus salivarius encodes:
- the folB gene encoding dihydroneopterin aldolase, whose translation MDKIILNGCRFYGYHGAFAEEQTLGQIFVVDLELAVDLTKASQSDNLEDTVHYGLVFEAVQRQVENEKYILIERLAGAICEDLFEQFPPIQSIKVRITKENPPINGHYKSVGIELERSR comes from the coding sequence ATGGATAAAATTATTTTAAATGGTTGCCGTTTTTATGGCTATCACGGGGCTTTTGCTGAGGAACAGACCCTAGGGCAAATTTTTGTGGTAGATTTGGAATTGGCTGTCGATTTAACCAAGGCATCACAAAGTGACAATCTAGAAGATACGGTTCACTATGGTTTGGTTTTTGAAGCCGTGCAAAGACAAGTAGAGAATGAAAAGTATATTTTGATTGAGCGTTTGGCTGGTGCGATTTGTGAGGACTTATTTGAACAGTTTCCACCAATTCAATCTATTAAAGTTCGAATTACCAAGGAAAATCCACCAATTAATGGGCATTATAAGAGTGTTGGTATCGAATTGGAGCGTAGCCGATGA
- a CDS encoding alpha-amylase, with product MTNQTAMQYFEWYLTSDGQHWNNLAEDAQHLADLGISHVWMPPAFKATNKDDVGYGVYDLFDLGEFDQKETVRTKYGLKEEYLNAINQLKEVGIVPMADVVLNHKAAADKLETFEVVEVDPEDRTQEISEPFEIEGWTHFTFDGRNKAYNDFEWHWYHFNGTDFDAKRNKSGIYLIQGDNKGWADNDLVDNENGNFDYLMYANLDYKHPEVIENIYEWADWFVETTGVQGFRMDAIKHIDSFFMRNFIRDVKEKQGQDFYVFGEFWNGNEEDNNTYLEKIEKRFDLVDVSLHNNLHKASLDGADYDLTTIFDHSLVKNHPEHAVTFVDNHDTQRGQALESTVEEWFKPAAYALILLREDGLPCLFYGDYYGIEGEFAQENFQEILDTLLYARKDLAYGEQTDYFDDPNCIGWTRSGNEDGAPLAVTISNDAANSKSMEIGSDWAGQIFYDILGNCSDTVTIDEDGWGDFPVSEKSVSVWTIQD from the coding sequence ATGACAAATCAAACCGCAATGCAGTACTTTGAGTGGTATCTCACAAGCGACGGTCAACACTGGAACAATTTGGCTGAAGATGCCCAACATTTAGCAGACCTGGGCATCAGCCACGTTTGGATGCCACCTGCTTTTAAGGCTACCAACAAAGATGATGTTGGTTACGGAGTCTATGACCTCTTTGACCTTGGAGAATTCGACCAAAAAGAAACTGTCCGCACCAAATACGGCCTTAAAGAAGAGTATCTCAATGCTATCAACCAACTCAAAGAAGTTGGTATTGTACCTATGGCCGACGTTGTGCTTAACCACAAGGCAGCAGCCGATAAACTCGAGACCTTCGAAGTGGTCGAAGTTGACCCAGAGGATCGTACCCAAGAAATCAGCGAACCATTTGAGATCGAAGGCTGGACACACTTCACCTTTGACGGACGCAATAAAGCCTACAACGATTTTGAATGGCACTGGTACCACTTTAACGGAACTGACTTCGATGCTAAACGTAATAAAAGTGGTATCTATCTTATCCAAGGTGACAACAAAGGTTGGGCAGACAACGACTTGGTTGACAATGAGAATGGTAACTTTGACTATCTTATGTATGCTAACCTAGACTATAAACACCCTGAAGTTATTGAAAACATTTACGAATGGGCGGATTGGTTCGTTGAAACAACAGGTGTTCAAGGATTCCGCATGGATGCAATCAAGCACATCGATTCATTCTTCATGCGTAACTTTATCCGTGATGTCAAAGAAAAACAAGGTCAAGACTTCTATGTCTTTGGTGAATTTTGGAATGGTAACGAAGAGGATAACAATACCTATCTTGAAAAGATTGAAAAACGTTTTGACCTCGTTGATGTTTCCCTTCACAACAATCTACACAAGGCTAGCTTAGATGGTGCCGATTATGATTTGACGACAATTTTCGATCACTCCTTGGTCAAAAATCATCCTGAACATGCTGTAACCTTCGTAGACAACCACGACACTCAACGCGGACAAGCTCTAGAATCTACTGTTGAAGAATGGTTTAAACCAGCTGCTTATGCTCTCATTCTTCTCCGTGAAGACGGTCTTCCTTGCCTATTTTATGGTGACTACTATGGCATCGAAGGTGAATTTGCCCAAGAAAATTTCCAAGAAATCCTAGATACTTTGCTCTACGCTCGTAAAGACCTTGCTTACGGAGAGCAAACAGACTACTTTGATGATCCAAACTGTATTGGATGGACACGCTCTGGCAACGAAGATGGCGCTCCATTAGCTGTAACAATCTCTAATGATGCTGCTAACAGCAAGTCTATGGAAATTGGTAGTGATTGGGCTGGACAAATCTTCTATGACATTCTTGGAAACTGCTCTGATACTGTAACCATTGACGAAGACGGATGGGGAGACTTCCCAGTTTCTGAAAAATCTGTCAGCGTTTGGACAATTCAAGACTAA
- the folP gene encoding dihydropteroate synthase: protein MFIGKHEIAGKACIMGILNVTPDSFSDGGDFDTVEDALAQVERMIAQGAAVIDVGGESTRPGAEFVTEEEEIARIVPVIQAIKAKYDVLISIDTYKTATARAALEAGADILNDVWAGLYDGQMLALAAEKNVPIILMHNQKEEVYNDVTEDVCTFLSQRAQAALEAGVAKDNIWIDPGFGFAKNVQHNIDLLKGLGKVVALGYPVLFGISRKRVVDYLLGGNTQAKDRDQGTAALSGYAVSKGCQIVRVHNVDANRDIVKTILGIL from the coding sequence ATGTTTATTGGCAAACATGAGATTGCAGGTAAGGCCTGTATTATGGGAATCTTGAATGTCACCCCTGATTCTTTCTCAGATGGTGGCGATTTTGACACTGTAGAGGATGCGTTGGCTCAGGTTGAGCGTATGATTGCCCAGGGAGCAGCCGTTATCGATGTAGGTGGCGAATCTACAAGACCAGGAGCAGAATTTGTGACCGAGGAAGAAGAGATTGCTCGTATCGTGCCAGTTATTCAGGCTATCAAGGCAAAATATGATGTGCTCATCAGTATTGATACCTATAAGACAGCTACTGCCAGAGCTGCTCTTGAAGCAGGGGCAGATATTCTAAATGACGTCTGGGCTGGACTCTATGATGGTCAGATGCTAGCTTTAGCAGCTGAAAAGAATGTGCCGATTATTCTCATGCATAATCAAAAAGAAGAAGTATACAATGATGTCACAGAAGATGTCTGTACATTCCTCAGTCAACGAGCCCAGGCCGCCTTGGAAGCAGGAGTGGCCAAGGACAATATCTGGATTGATCCAGGTTTTGGCTTTGCGAAAAATGTCCAACACAATATTGACCTGCTAAAAGGTTTGGGTAAGGTCGTTGCCTTGGGCTATCCTGTTCTTTTTGGGATTTCTCGTAAGCGTGTTGTGGACTACCTACTAGGTGGAAATACCCAAGCTAAGGACCGTGATCAGGGAACGGCTGCTCTATCTGGCTATGCTGTTAGCAAGGGCTGTCAGATTGTCCGTGTGCATAATGTTGATGCCAATCGTGATATTGTTAAGACCATTTTAGGGATTTTATGA
- the folE gene encoding GTP cyclohydrolase I FolE translates to MANQEKVEQAVYQLLEALGENPEREGLLDTPKRVAKMYAEMFSGLNEDPKDQFTAVFSEVHDEVVLVKDIPFYSMCEHHLVPFYGKAHVAYLPSGDKVTGLSKLARAVEVAARRPQLQERLTDQVATALEEALNPRGVFVMVEAEHMCMTMRGIKKPGSKTITTVAKGLYKEDREERKEILSLMRDF, encoded by the coding sequence ATGGCAAATCAAGAAAAAGTAGAACAAGCAGTCTATCAACTATTGGAAGCTCTAGGTGAAAATCCTGAGCGTGAGGGACTTTTGGACACACCAAAACGTGTGGCTAAGATGTATGCTGAAATGTTTTCAGGTCTAAATGAAGACCCTAAGGATCAATTTACAGCTGTCTTTTCAGAAGTCCATGACGAAGTTGTCCTTGTCAAGGATATTCCTTTTTACTCTATGTGTGAGCACCATTTGGTTCCATTTTATGGTAAGGCCCATGTGGCTTATTTGCCAAGTGGAGACAAGGTGACAGGACTTTCCAAATTAGCGCGTGCCGTTGAAGTAGCTGCTCGTCGTCCGCAGTTGCAAGAACGCCTTACAGATCAAGTTGCTACAGCACTTGAAGAAGCTCTGAATCCTCGAGGAGTTTTTGTCATGGTTGAAGCAGAGCACATGTGCATGACCATGCGAGGAATTAAGAAACCAGGAAGTAAGACAATCACAACTGTCGCTAAGGGCCTTTATAAAGAAGACCGTGAAGAACGCAAGGAAATTCTTTCATTGATGCGTGATTTTTAG